A genome region from Triticum aestivum cultivar Chinese Spring chromosome 2B, IWGSC CS RefSeq v2.1, whole genome shotgun sequence includes the following:
- the LOC123045597 gene encoding uncharacterized protein (The sequence of the model RefSeq protein was modified relative to this genomic sequence to represent the inferred CDS: added 51 bases not found in genome assembly), with protein sequence MDRGEPSLKPEWLVRGVATPTASAACLRPGTSPRAGDQDRGASSRNRSTGRDRERSSQQSASRRGSGPSVSRRHDRDGTVKSRGYASFGRSNRDRVCEKDSDFHDWESRLRLPDGPLRDGFGSFSSCRPESDRLSRVRPKLDTSTRTAGVSLENGNLSRKDAGGISFEREFPHLSSEDNDGKQDISRVPSPGISTPLQSIPLVTAPDGWNSVLAEVPGLSEPSNNYVSSGLSHAGSGRQPEVSSCGTALSMAETVMQAPLKVSTTPQLSVDAQKIEERTMRLRPLTPSSNKTSISSLSDKLKIKGARAGDSNGPVKTVPQLSTQPSNSPVRTPVKSEPVKPSQSGSFQVLTREQNGAANIARDCSSNPVSPVLGQSSSVEPLKRSNVNHKLKGVVNGPPLHLQQGSSGERKSIAKSKHIFFELLRSKSLNGSSAGIESSSSLIDEQKNPSVDLSLFNSGIKCIETGSSSCEDANSCDGSQRHFSDNEEIKPPSEPHDAFYEGLHEIVVDNKDANSSSDPVDAEDEAKASLSIIPTDTTDVSVRSDSRYDEALLSSEPIVARQEESYPTEDEPSPEEMAFLKSLGWKQDEVVPPLKQEEIADCLRHNVRLQQKLEECRG encoded by the exons ATGGACCGAGGTGAGCCCTCGTTGAAACCAGAATGGCTGGTGCGCGGGGTTGCTACACCGACAGCATCCGCCGCGTGTCTCCGACCAGGAACTTCACCCCGTGCAG GTGATCAAGACAGGGGCGCTTCATCAAGAAACCGATCAACAGGCCGTGATCGTGAACGGAGCTCCCAACAGTCCGCTTCACGTAGGGGTTCTGGCCCAAGTGTGTCCAGACGGCATGATCGGGATGGCACAGTGAAGTCAAGAGGCTATGCCAGTTTTGGAAGGAGCAACAGAGACAGGGTGTGTGAAAAGGACTCTGATTTCCATGATTGGGAGAGTAGGTTGCGTCTTCCAGATGGCCCTTTGCGTGATGGCTTTGGGTCCTTTAGCTCTTGCAGACCTGAAAGCGATAGGCTCAGTCGTGTTCGTCCAAAGCTGGACACATCGACTCGGACAGCTGGAGTAAGTTTGGAAAATGGTAATCTATCTCGAAAGGATGCTGGTGGTATCTCCTTTGAGCGAGAATTTCCACACCTTAGTTCTGAGGATAACGATGGGAAGCAAGATATCAGTAGAGTTCCATCTCCTGGAATTAGCACCCCACTTCAGAGCATACCATTGGTTACTGCACCTGATGGCTGGAACTCGGTGCTAGCAGAAGTTCCTGGACTTAGTGAGCCAAGCAATAACTATGTTTCTTCTGGTTTATCACATGCTGGTTCTGGTAGGCAGCCTGAAGTGTCGAGCTGCGGAACGGCACTAAGCATGGCTGAAACAGTAATGCAAGCACCATTAAAAGTTTCCACCACACCCCAG CTATCTGTTGATGCTCAAAAGATTGAAGAAAGAACTATGAGGCTAAGACCTCTGACGCCTTCATCAAACAAAACATCT ATATCAAGTTTGTCGGATAAGTTAAAAATTAAAGGTGCAAGAGCTGGGGATTCTAATGGTCCTGTGAAGACTGTGCCACAACTGTCAACACAGCCTTCTAACAGCCCTGTTCGTACTCCAGTCAAATCTGAGCCTGTAAAGCCATCTCAATCAGGAAGCTTTCAAGTCCTGACCCGCGAGCAGAATGGTGCTGCAAATATTGCCAGAGACTGCTCCAGCAATCCTGTGAGTCCTGTTCTAGGTCAATCTTCTTCAGTGGAACCACTGAAAAGGTCTAATGTCAACCATAAGCTTAAAGGTGTCGTAAACGGCCCCCCTTTGCATCTACAACAAGGTTCATCTGGTGAGAGAAAATCAATTGCAAAATCAAAGCATATATTCTTCGAGTTACTGCGGAGCAAATCTTTAAATGGTTCAAGCGCTGGTATCGAGTCCTCATCTAGCTTGATTGATGAGCAAAAGAACCCCTCTGTTGATCTGTCCTTGTTTAACAGTGGAATCAAGTGTATTGAAACTGGAAGTAGTTCATGTGAGGACGCAAATTCTTGTGATGGATCTCAGCGACACTTCTCCGACAACGAGGAAATCAAGCCACCTTCAGAACCTCATGATGCTTTTTATGAGGGGTTGCATGAGATTGTAGTTGACAACAAGGACGCCAACTCTTCATCAGATCCTGTTGATGCTGAAGATGAAGCTAAAGCTAGTCTGTCCATTATACCCACAGATACAACTGATGTTTCAGTGAGGTCGGACTCTAGGTATGACGAAGCCCTTTTGTCGTCTGAGCCCATTGTAGCACGGCAAGAGGAATCGTATCCTACCGAAGATGAACCAAGTCCAGAAGAAATGGCTTTCCTTAAATCTCTTGGCTGGAAACAAGACGAAGTAGTTCCTCCACTGAAACAGGAAGAGATAGCTGATTGT